In one Leptospiraceae bacterium genomic region, the following are encoded:
- a CDS encoding TonB-dependent receptor, translated as MSDEIQGLENLALPEEEMNEKDSNRISDFSRKLIIRLRSNPERNENRGNVDEYILNSPVITHKPELKNFIIKEDLNVASEEVFKLLEEQIVVTATKKEERLSDAPASMTVITREDIERYGYRSLSEALARVPEVYVHYLGHNMNADFRGFYANNVSRRVLYLLNGMKLNDRFHFGDFYPDVFSDLNNVERIEVIRGPGASLYGNNSVLGVVNIITRKAKKDEATALIAEFSDVKKDSMIGKIQVIHNKVYSENLSFLADVSYYEGAVLYNTNTSWENGYGKNGVTYANYSTDAYFFADPTTNQSSQFKGMKLPNFNLRVDYKDISLGAFLYTRRTNWIWPKDNNSFGHPDNDRVWGTGSLYLQYNPTDNLLGKLGFKSTLSYDINTNREIADFDTIKSRSRIGSVSYSNSQSAWIKLFEGSYINYVQFLRSINPYLLSNAGLENEVLKNGGGTRFVYHGIDKTVSGNFQLTPYESKEFTFMMGGNALIADYDNYQKFTFRNNQFIGFARWGGISAEGWSAGSWLQGIFHPTNNVTVTTGLRYDYRYIDRVYRQLGGAVKYDCVSSDNVSPNLPAIEISAIPKNGKFGCAPTKTDRQIATDLTPRIALNYRFSNTQNIRLLYGEAFRAVPSQEINRLPADYGEAKSEKSKNYEFIYSGRYWKRFDLTTNFFHLIGSQIYAYNPNTSSFSAASGWKNSGVSLALHYFEKLYEAWGNVSLYKLRRVIDSYAFTVYPGSKELLDSTFEKPNNPYPNGYPISEERPLDSPQLLFKLGGSYMIAKATSIALEIYHNGKIEEIYPARNQVLWINGEAKLTPGGSGSNIEMYEKYYVPASTYVNLTLSKKWENGLRFLFKVENAFNQPVFGVLTYDSEGSFGSFNSTDPNPYSRGYERPHQLPSFGRLYHFQLSYNL; from the coding sequence GTGAGCGATGAAATACAGGGTCTTGAAAATTTGGCACTACCCGAAGAAGAAATGAATGAAAAGGATAGCAACCGAATTTCTGACTTTAGCCGCAAGTTAATTATCCGCCTTCGTTCTAACCCCGAACGCAACGAAAACAGAGGAAATGTGGATGAATATATATTAAACTCTCCTGTTATTACTCACAAACCTGAACTGAAAAATTTCATTATCAAGGAAGATTTAAATGTCGCGTCCGAAGAAGTTTTTAAGCTTTTAGAAGAGCAAATTGTTGTAACCGCCACCAAAAAAGAAGAACGTTTGAGCGATGCACCTGCCAGTATGACGGTTATCACAAGAGAGGATATCGAACGTTATGGATACAGGAGTTTATCCGAGGCCCTGGCTCGAGTTCCGGAAGTTTATGTGCATTACCTCGGTCATAATATGAATGCTGACTTTCGGGGATTTTATGCCAATAACGTTTCGAGGCGTGTTCTCTATCTACTTAATGGCATGAAACTAAATGACCGTTTTCACTTTGGAGATTTTTATCCGGATGTATTCAGTGATTTAAATAATGTGGAGAGAATCGAGGTGATTCGGGGACCGGGAGCTTCTCTTTATGGAAACAATTCGGTTTTAGGTGTTGTGAATATAATAACCCGTAAGGCCAAAAAAGACGAGGCTACAGCCCTGATTGCCGAATTTTCTGACGTCAAAAAAGACTCCATGATAGGAAAAATTCAGGTAATCCATAACAAGGTATACTCGGAAAATCTGAGTTTTTTAGCAGATGTAAGCTATTATGAAGGAGCTGTCCTATATAATACAAATACTTCCTGGGAGAATGGTTATGGAAAAAATGGTGTTACCTATGCCAACTATTCCACCGATGCTTACTTCTTTGCTGACCCTACGACCAATCAATCTTCCCAATTTAAAGGAATGAAACTACCGAATTTTAATCTGCGTGTAGATTATAAGGATATAAGCCTCGGAGCTTTTTTATATACAAGAAGAACCAATTGGATCTGGCCTAAAGACAACAACTCCTTCGGACACCCGGATAATGATAGGGTCTGGGGAACCGGCTCCTTATACCTTCAATATAATCCTACCGACAATCTATTGGGAAAACTTGGTTTCAAATCAACCCTGAGTTATGATATCAACACAAACAGAGAAATTGCCGATTTTGATACCATTAAATCGAGAAGCCGAATCGGGAGCGTATCTTATTCCAATTCTCAAAGCGCCTGGATAAAATTATTCGAAGGAAGCTATATTAACTATGTCCAATTTTTAAGAAGTATTAACCCCTATCTTCTCTCCAATGCTGGTCTCGAAAATGAAGTATTAAAAAACGGAGGAGGAACTCGATTCGTCTATCATGGGATTGACAAAACCGTTTCAGGTAATTTTCAGCTCACTCCTTATGAATCCAAAGAATTTACCTTCATGATGGGAGGAAATGCTCTTATCGCTGACTATGATAACTATCAAAAATTTACTTTCCGAAATAATCAATTCATCGGTTTTGCACGCTGGGGAGGAATTTCAGCAGAAGGCTGGTCTGCGGGAAGCTGGCTTCAGGGAATTTTTCATCCCACGAACAATGTGACGGTAACTACAGGACTGCGATACGATTACCGCTATATAGACCGAGTATACAGGCAGTTAGGTGGGGCTGTAAAATACGACTGCGTTTCTTCTGATAATGTAAGTCCGAATTTACCGGCTATAGAAATTTCGGCGATACCCAAAAACGGTAAATTTGGCTGTGCTCCAACGAAAACAGACAGACAAATTGCAACTGACTTAACTCCACGCATTGCTCTAAATTACCGTTTTAGTAATACCCAGAATATAAGGCTCCTATATGGAGAAGCTTTTCGGGCCGTCCCTTCTCAGGAGATTAACCGATTACCGGCTGACTATGGAGAAGCTAAATCGGAGAAATCGAAAAATTATGAGTTTATCTATTCAGGCCGGTATTGGAAACGATTTGATTTGACAACAAACTTCTTTCACCTTATCGGCTCCCAAATTTATGCTTATAATCCAAATACCAGCTCTTTCAGTGCAGCTTCAGGCTGGAAGAATTCGGGTGTTTCTCTGGCCCTGCATTATTTTGAAAAACTCTATGAAGCCTGGGGAAATGTGTCTTTATATAAACTCCGTAGGGTAATTGACTCCTATGCGTTTACAGTGTATCCGGGTTCAAAAGAACTTCTGGACTCAACTTTCGAAAAACCGAATAATCCTTATCCAAATGGTTATCCTATCTCGGAGGAAAGGCCCCTTGACAGTCCCCAGCTATTATTCAAATTAGGTGGAAGTTATATGATTGCAAAAGCAACCAGTATAGCCCTGGAGATCTATCATAATGGAAAAATAGAAGAAATTTATCCGGCAAGAAATCAGGTTCTCTGGATCAATGGTGAAGCTAAATTAACTCCCGGTGGTTCCGGGTCTAATATAGAAATGTATGAAAAATACTATGTTCCGGCCAGCACCTATGTAAATTTGACTCTAAGCAAAAAATGGGAAAATGGACTTCGATTCTTATTTAAGGTAGAAAATGCTTTTAATCAGCCCGTATTTGGGGTTCTGACTTACGATTCCGAAGGTTCTTTTGGTTCTTTTAATTCCACAGATCCAAATCCCTATTCCCGCGGCTATGAAAGACCGCATCAACTTCCGAGTTTTGGAAGACTCTACCATTTTCAACTGAGTTATAACTTATAA
- a CDS encoding peptide ABC transporter substrate-binding protein, with product MYKKIIAGLLSVVFLFFPFFLYAEASTSSVRVLLSSDNSIYERVLYGIRTVFEKDLAVSYLDIVNSENQDIKSYFKKLEDSGLSLLIAVGPAAARVASENLEKTPIIFSMVNFPKSLPIAEGKACGVSMDISIDEFFRTLKDINPNIRNVYSFYSTDEGEYIAGEGKYRDLQNKLIYHTKKIVNPAEFEEQLKTLKGKADAFYMINDPLFNRARFQILSDFCKQNKIVLMTSFPSLVKLGATFAISPDYSKIGVMTGNMSNRIIEKKSNCLNEGVASPDQSSLYVNNTYAKSSGIELPETVLKKAKLTRFFNAGVNLMNDGKYKSAKIVFEAILQRDPENQAAQSYLNLLIERLTSAKTKDLLEKADHYFDTKRYSLAMAEYKTVSRINPNIKYAEERYKESVRRLSEEQRTQASYYAAHDRPFEAIRTYQQSIATLPSNTRAVAELANLRAQERKKIPVYLKNGIDEYNKRNYASAQPIFENILLVDNGNKQATEYLRLSKKKREAVLRLKEKLKDLK from the coding sequence ATGTATAAAAAAATCATTGCCGGACTACTCTCAGTAGTTTTCTTATTTTTTCCTTTTTTCTTATATGCCGAAGCTTCGACTTCTTCTGTTAGAGTTTTATTATCTTCTGATAACTCGATTTATGAAAGGGTTTTATATGGTATTCGAACAGTTTTTGAAAAAGATCTGGCGGTTTCCTATCTCGATATTGTTAATTCCGAAAATCAGGATATTAAATCTTATTTCAAAAAATTAGAAGACTCCGGACTTTCTTTACTCATTGCAGTGGGTCCGGCTGCTGCCCGCGTTGCTTCTGAGAATTTGGAAAAAACTCCCATTATTTTTTCTATGGTAAACTTTCCTAAATCCTTACCTATTGCAGAGGGAAAAGCCTGCGGGGTAAGTATGGATATTTCCATTGACGAATTCTTCAGAACCCTAAAAGACATTAATCCCAATATACGCAATGTGTATTCCTTTTATTCTACAGACGAAGGGGAATATATCGCAGGAGAAGGTAAATACAGGGACTTACAAAACAAGTTAATTTATCACACTAAAAAAATAGTAAACCCGGCAGAATTTGAAGAACAGTTAAAAACATTAAAAGGAAAGGCAGATGCTTTTTATATGATAAATGACCCTCTATTCAATAGGGCTCGTTTTCAGATTCTCTCAGATTTCTGTAAGCAAAATAAAATTGTCTTAATGACTTCTTTCCCTTCTCTCGTTAAACTGGGTGCAACTTTCGCTATCAGTCCGGATTATAGTAAAATAGGAGTAATGACCGGAAATATGAGCAACCGGATTATTGAAAAAAAAAGCAATTGCCTGAATGAAGGAGTAGCCAGTCCCGACCAGTCTTCTCTGTATGTAAACAATACGTATGCCAAATCTTCCGGTATAGAACTTCCTGAAACAGTACTAAAAAAAGCCAAGTTAACCCGTTTTTTTAATGCCGGGGTAAATTTGATGAATGATGGAAAATATAAATCAGCCAAAATTGTCTTTGAAGCTATCCTGCAAAGAGATCCCGAAAACCAGGCTGCCCAATCCTATTTAAACCTTTTAATTGAACGTTTGACCAGTGCAAAAACAAAAGACTTGTTAGAAAAAGCAGATCATTACTTTGATACAAAACGTTATTCTCTGGCTATGGCTGAGTATAAAACTGTCTCCAGAATCAACCCCAACATTAAGTATGCTGAAGAAAGATACAAGGAATCGGTAAGACGTTTAAGTGAAGAGCAGAGGACCCAGGCCAGTTATTATGCCGCTCATGACAGGCCTTTTGAAGCTATCCGAACCTACCAACAATCTATCGCTACACTTCCTTCTAATACAAGGGCCGTTGCAGAGCTTGCCAATCTTCGTGCCCAGGAAAGAAAGAAAATTCCGGTTTATTTAAAGAACGGAATAGATGAATACAATAAGCGAAATTATGCTTCAGCCCAGCCAATCTTTGAAAATATACTTTTAGTTGATAATGGAAATAAACAGGCTACGGAATATCTCAGGTTATCAAAAAAGAAACGGGAAGCAGTTTTGCGCTTGAAGGAAAAATTGAAGGATCTAAAATAG
- a CDS encoding SpoIIE family protein phosphatase, producing MLKFILKYLNIFKFIRDLNLQTKMISLITGVVLISVVPLSMIVLQRNQAVVRGKTLEVCRNLGDHISNLAREELLVDETYDATKSAVNRLKKSKIAGLKSIYVLNVDGKYVADLHETKTNTTLDKSENAAFLLLKDIQEEELKIGKDQILRFSYPISIIIQNKILPVGTAVFEFDSTEVYRPVEQIRTTIFTVSTAALGVAILIAILSALYFTRPIKKLTEGAQIIGEGKLSHRIVIKRQDEFGKLANRFNEMTAQIQDFTQNLEQKVQQRTEELNKSLQEVRALKIAQDGDYYLTSLLLNPLQPNNNNSSFIKTEFFIEQKKKFKFRKWDAQIGGDICISESIRLNGRNYTVVLNGDAMGKSIQGAGGALVLGVVFNAALSRTKLLRNEKFFPEIWLRERFLDLHNVFISFDGSMYISVFMALIEEDTGVMYYLNAEHPWTVLYRDNQASFLEEELMIRKLGTPDQEDMFRVRVFQMFDGDVVFTGSDGRDDLIIKNQQTGEEFIQEDETQFLRRVEEGEGILEKVVEKVRNTGKLMDDFSLIKITYQANPVLLESQNNFYNEYHEKIMKSDQLIKAGQEIEAIKYLEDLYSPDKKFPELLKILGRLYYSSKKYENARECLQNYISLIPTDNNYIYLLSDTYRNLGELEKAADYGERLFVRDQGHFLNLVNLVKIYYKLEIYSRALKMILRAVDMNPDAEEVSELYQNIVKSSKKGKSQIEEYELQPELQKKNIEEHLKKASEYYKAGKYIQAKMEYHHVLSLDETHTFAMWKLANTYFKLGEHLSATKYYNRCIALQPNNYQARNNIGKIHYLHKNFTEAKRQWERSLELNKSFQPARINLKKLKEEANV from the coding sequence ATGCTTAAATTTATACTAAAATACTTAAACATCTTTAAATTTATTCGAGACCTGAATCTTCAAACGAAGATGATTTCTCTAATTACAGGCGTAGTGTTAATCAGTGTAGTTCCTCTTTCCATGATCGTCTTACAGCGAAACCAGGCTGTAGTGAGAGGAAAGACTCTGGAAGTATGTCGAAATCTTGGAGATCATATTTCCAACCTCGCCCGTGAAGAATTATTAGTAGATGAAACCTATGATGCTACAAAATCGGCAGTGAACCGATTAAAAAAAAGTAAAATAGCAGGTTTAAAGAGCATTTATGTTTTAAATGTTGATGGCAAGTATGTCGCTGATTTACATGAAACAAAGACAAATACAACCCTGGATAAATCAGAAAATGCAGCTTTTTTACTTTTAAAAGACATACAGGAAGAAGAATTAAAAATAGGAAAGGATCAAATTCTTCGCTTCTCTTACCCGATTTCCATTATTATACAGAACAAGATCTTACCGGTAGGAACAGCGGTTTTTGAGTTTGATAGTACGGAAGTTTATAGACCTGTAGAGCAAATTCGAACCACCATTTTTACTGTCTCTACAGCAGCCCTGGGTGTAGCCATTCTGATTGCGATACTCTCAGCTTTATATTTTACCAGGCCGATTAAAAAGCTTACAGAAGGCGCCCAGATAATCGGTGAAGGAAAACTCAGTCATAGAATTGTTATCAAACGACAGGATGAATTCGGTAAATTAGCCAATCGTTTCAATGAAATGACCGCCCAGATACAGGACTTTACCCAGAATCTTGAACAGAAAGTTCAACAGAGAACAGAAGAATTAAATAAGTCTTTGCAGGAAGTTCGAGCCCTAAAAATTGCCCAGGATGGAGATTACTATTTAACCTCCCTGCTTTTAAATCCCCTACAACCTAATAATAATAATTCCAGTTTTATTAAGACTGAGTTTTTTATTGAACAAAAGAAAAAGTTCAAATTCCGCAAATGGGACGCACAAATTGGTGGAGATATTTGTATTTCAGAAAGTATTCGTTTGAATGGCAGAAATTATACCGTTGTTTTAAACGGAGACGCCATGGGGAAATCCATTCAGGGTGCCGGTGGTGCTCTCGTTCTGGGTGTGGTGTTTAATGCTGCCCTATCTCGAACCAAGCTCCTGCGTAATGAGAAGTTCTTTCCGGAAATCTGGCTCAGAGAACGTTTCCTCGACTTACATAACGTATTTATTTCTTTCGATGGTTCCATGTATATTTCCGTTTTTATGGCACTCATTGAAGAAGATACAGGTGTCATGTACTACCTGAATGCTGAACATCCCTGGACTGTACTCTACAGGGACAACCAGGCCAGTTTCTTAGAAGAAGAATTAATGATACGTAAATTAGGAACTCCCGATCAGGAAGATATGTTCCGAGTTCGAGTTTTTCAAATGTTCGATGGAGATGTGGTATTTACCGGTTCAGATGGTAGAGATGACTTGATTATTAAAAATCAACAAACAGGTGAAGAATTTATTCAGGAAGATGAAACTCAGTTCTTAAGACGTGTAGAAGAAGGAGAAGGAATTCTCGAAAAAGTTGTAGAAAAAGTGCGAAATACGGGTAAATTGATGGATGATTTCTCCCTAATAAAAATTACCTATCAGGCCAATCCTGTTCTCCTTGAATCTCAAAATAACTTCTATAACGAATATCATGAAAAAATAATGAAATCGGATCAATTAATCAAAGCCGGACAGGAGATTGAAGCAATTAAATACCTTGAGGACCTATATTCACCGGATAAAAAGTTTCCGGAACTTCTAAAGATTCTGGGAAGGCTTTATTATTCTTCTAAGAAATATGAGAATGCAAGAGAATGCCTGCAAAACTACATATCCTTAATTCCTACGGACAATAACTATATTTATCTTCTTTCTGATACCTACAGAAATTTGGGAGAACTGGAAAAGGCAGCCGATTATGGAGAGAGGTTATTCGTGCGAGATCAGGGTCATTTTTTGAATCTTGTAAACCTTGTAAAAATTTATTACAAATTAGAAATATATAGTCGAGCACTCAAAATGATTTTGCGGGCGGTTGATATGAATCCGGATGCAGAAGAAGTATCCGAACTTTATCAGAATATTGTAAAATCTTCCAAAAAAGGAAAAAGTCAGATAGAAGAATATGAGCTTCAACCGGAACTTCAAAAGAAAAATATCGAAGAACATTTAAAAAAGGCCTCAGAATATTATAAGGCCGGTAAATATATTCAGGCAAAAATGGAATATCACCATGTTCTTTCCCTCGATGAAACCCACACTTTTGCCATGTGGAAGTTAGCAAACACCTATTTTAAGTTAGGTGAGCACCTTTCTGCGACAAAATACTATAATCGTTGTATTGCACTTCAACCCAATAACTATCAAGCTCGAAATAATATAGGAAAAATTCATTACCTGCATAAAAATTTCACGGAAGCCAAAAGACAATGGGAACGTTCTCTTGAATTAAACAAGAGTTTTCAACCTGCCAGAATTAATTTGAAGAAATTAAAGGAAGAAGCGAATGTATAA
- a CDS encoding HEAT repeat domain-containing protein, whose product MNWKKKIKNLKTLSFLLILIINPGLYPKDVIVSGVEGNKKHLDPTDPLMKKKAVLEKVLKYGTHKERKAAMREVPSLPSEYCQDIYNILSDIIQNDRDNSVKIVSLQTLSKMNDTSHSNEIIAALKDKSPDVKEAAISAIQKMKLEPAASEILEMLKKQDFNKNQTITNMLINTLADIDANKIGFDFLHEKVKSPLTITEYKAAIALYFGKTKDTRSEDALIQMASDENENTIVRSYAISSLSKLKSTRSIEPIRNILNEINERKSKTDQKKYSSLKLYAMSALVALGDSNVLGELIAYAKDDDASVRLRAIQQLADLEDDSIYELIEYKAQRDPDRRVQTQAKKILEQMKKKREEKKKTESNSSNSNQPIENLKIDGKDSDGNLIHSSDYGTDIVPEKKLNP is encoded by the coding sequence ATGAACTGGAAGAAGAAAATCAAAAACTTAAAAACACTTAGCTTTTTACTTATACTGATAATTAATCCTGGCCTATACCCAAAAGATGTGATTGTTAGTGGAGTGGAAGGAAACAAGAAACACTTAGACCCCACCGATCCACTCATGAAAAAAAAAGCGGTTCTAGAAAAAGTCCTGAAATACGGTACTCACAAGGAACGAAAAGCTGCCATGCGGGAAGTACCAAGCCTTCCTTCCGAATACTGTCAGGACATTTACAACATCCTCTCTGATATTATCCAGAATGATAGAGATAATAGCGTAAAAATTGTTAGCCTGCAAACCCTATCCAAAATGAATGATACCTCTCATTCCAACGAAATCATCGCAGCCTTAAAAGATAAATCCCCGGATGTAAAAGAGGCCGCAATCAGTGCCATTCAAAAAATGAAATTAGAACCGGCTGCGAGCGAAATCCTTGAGATGTTAAAAAAGCAGGATTTTAATAAAAATCAAACGATTACTAATATGCTGATTAACACCCTTGCAGATATTGATGCGAATAAAATAGGTTTCGATTTTTTACACGAAAAAGTTAAATCTCCCCTGACTATCACAGAATATAAAGCGGCCATAGCCCTTTATTTTGGAAAAACAAAAGATACTCGTTCTGAAGATGCCCTGATTCAAATGGCTTCTGACGAAAATGAAAATACAATCGTTCGCTCCTATGCCATTAGTTCTTTAAGTAAATTAAAATCTACCCGATCTATTGAACCCATTCGAAATATATTGAACGAAATCAATGAAAGAAAAAGCAAAACTGACCAGAAGAAGTATTCTTCCCTGAAATTATATGCAATGAGTGCTCTCGTGGCTCTGGGAGATTCAAATGTTCTCGGTGAACTCATTGCCTATGCAAAAGATGATGATGCTTCGGTTCGTCTCAGGGCCATTCAACAGTTGGCCGATCTGGAAGATGATTCAATTTATGAACTCATTGAATATAAAGCCCAGAGAGACCCGGACAGAAGGGTGCAGACCCAGGCCAAAAAAATTCTCGAACAGATGAAAAAGAAGAGAGAAGAGAAAAAGAAAACAGAATCTAATAGTTCTAATAGCAATCAGCCTATAGAGAATTTAAAAATCGATGGTAAAGACAGTGATGGAAATCTGATACATAGTTCTGATTATGGGACTGATATAGTTCCGGAGAAGAAATTAAACCCATGA